GTGGACCCAGCGTGTCGCAAGCTTTTATGAAAAAAGCTATTATGCCAATATTGCAAAGATGCTAAAGCAGCAAGGGTTTTCCTGTGACGATCTAAACTAAACTGCAGAGAAATCTGCAGTTTTTCTATTGAATGGAGAGGAATAAGAATGAAGATTACCAAACAAACTGCTGAACATTATAATTGGGGAGATAATTGTGACGGTTGGCATTTAGTCAAAACAAAGCACCTAAGTGTAATCCATGAACGAATGCCAGCCCATACAGAGGAAGAAAGGCACTATCGTTCTGCAGCACGGCAGTTCTTCCTTGTTTTGTCAGGAAGCGCGGTATTAGAAGTGGATGGTGAACGCATAACAATTCATTCGCAGGAAGGCGTGGAGGTTCCCCCTCAAGTTCCCCCTCAAATGATGAACGAATCTGATACAGACGTTGAATTTATAGTCATATCCCAGCCTGAGAGCAGAGGAGACCGAGTGATTGCACAAAGTATTTAATATAGAACATAAATAGGTTCTCATATTAACAGAGAACCTATCTTAGAGAGAGCGAAGATTATTTTTCATGAAGTCATAATTTCGGCATCGTCTTATTTAGTCCTATTCCCGTTCCTGTTACCACGAGACATGCTAGAGAGTATTAATGAGTGGCCTGTTGCCGCTCTCCGTATTTAAGCACCTTGAATATCGCCATCCCATCACTTAAATGGTCTTTTGAATATTGAACAGGGATAAGTGCGAAAAACGTATAATAGGCTGAGAAATACGAAAACTGATAGAAAAAAAGATGTGGCTCTAGTACGTTGTTGATAATCAAATTGTTGATCAAAAAAATTGTACCAAGATTAAAAATCGCCCCTCCAGCATAGACGAGAGCATTGGTTAAACGATTATCCAATTTCAATGAATTGTACTGACACAATGAATCAATAAAATACATGCTCTTTACTTTGATCGGGCCAATTTTCACCAAAAGATTTCCTAAGCCGATTTCCATTGAAGCCTTCCCGCCAAAAATAAAAGCGAAGAAGCTGTGCCCGGCAACATGGACAAGTGAAACGATCGGCAAGATGAGAAAAAACGACCAGAAAAACGTAATCAAATCTTTTAATTCAAACATTTCATCACCCTCTCTCTTGCTGAAAACATATTTTTCTTTTCCCGGTTTTCAACTACGAGATGCATGATGCGGGAAATGAATATGCTCCGAAATTCATTATCCCCCAATATAAGACATTTCAATTTTCTTTTTATCCACTGGCTTTGAAAGTGTACGGTCCACTGAGT
This window of the Bacillus gobiensis genome carries:
- a CDS encoding cupin domain-containing protein gives rise to the protein MKITKQTAEHYNWGDNCDGWHLVKTKHLSVIHERMPAHTEEERHYRSAARQFFLVLSGSAVLEVDGERITIHSQEGVEVPPQVPPQMMNESDTDVEFIVISQPESRGDRVIAQSI